CCGGTGCTCGTCGGATCCGCCGCGCAGCCCCTCGCGTTCGGCGACGAGCCCTCGCGGCGCGCCGTCCGGATCCCGTCGCTGCTGCTGCACCCGCTCCGCGCCACCACGGCGGCCCGGGACGCGCAGTTCGAGCCGGAGTCGGACGAGTACCTCGAGGCCCTCATCGCGGAGGACCGGCGCCGCGCGCTCCGCCGCCGCATCACGTGGCTCGTGGGCGTCGCGCTGATCCTCGCAGGCCTCGTGCTCGCGTGCGTCCTCGGCTACCGCTGGACGCAGTCGCGCTACTACGTGGGCGAGGCCGACGGCACCGTCGCGGTCTACAACGGCGTGCAGCAGACCATCGGCCCGATCGAGCTCTCCCACGTCCACGCACGCACCGAGGTGCGCGTCGACGACCTCCAGCCCTTCTACCGCCAGCAGGTCGAGCAGACCATCAACGCCGACTCGCTGGCGGGCGCGCAGGAGATCGTGAACCGGCTGCAGGAGGCCGCGGGTGGCTAGGGCCGGCGTCGCGGACGCCCCCGCACGGCCCCGCGAGCGCGCGCCCCGGGTGCCGCACATCCGCGTGCCCCGGCGGCTGCGGAACCTCGAGCTCGCCCTGGTGGTCCTCGCGTCGATCATCAACGGCGGCGCGCTCTACCTCGTGCAGCTCGGCGCGCTCGGCGCCTTCGACCAGAGCTTCTTCCTGCCCGCCACGGGCCTCGCGGTCCTCGTGCTCGGCATGCACGTGGCCCTCCGCTGGCTCGCGCCCGACGCGGATCCGTTCATCCTGCCCATCGCCACGGTCCTCAACGGCCTGGGGCTCGCGGCCATCTACCGCCTCGACCTCGCGGGCGGCTACTCCGGCTGGGAGAGCGTGGCGGTCCGGCAGATCGTGTGGTCGGGCCTCGCGATCGTCTGCGCCCTCGCGGTCATCGTGCTGCTGAAGAACCACCGCGTCCTCCAGCGCTACCGCTACATCGCCATGTTCACGGGCCTCGTGCTGCTGCTCCTGCCGATGCTCCCGGTCATCGGCCAGAACATCAACGGCGCGCGCGTCTGGATCCACATCGGCGGCTTCTCGTTCCAGCCCGGCGAGATCGCGAAGATCTGCCTCGCGGTCTTCTTCGCCGGCTACCTCGTCACGGCGCGCGACAGCCTCTCGATGGTGGGCGTCAAGGTCCTCGGGATGCGCTTCCCGCGCGTCCGCGACCTCGGCCCGATCCTCCTGGTCTGGGCCGTGTCGATGAGCGTCCTCGTCTTCCAGCGCGACCTGGGCACGTCCCTGCTGTACTTCGGCCTCTTCATCGTCATGACCTACGTGAGCACCGGACGCATCGGCTGGGTGATCCTCGGCGCCGTGCTGTTCCTCGGCGGCGCGTACGGCGCGAGCACCCTCGGCTACGTCGGCGGCCGCGTGGACGCCTGGCTGAGCCCGTTCGACCCCGCCGTCTACGACGCGCAGGGCGGCAGCTACCAGCTCGTCACCGGCCTGTTCGGCATGGCCTCCGGAGGCCTCTTCGGGCAGGGGCTCGGCAGCGGCATGCCCAACCTCACGCCGCTCGCCAACAGCGACTTCATCCTCGCGAGCCTCGGCGAGGAGCTCGGCCTCACGGGCGTCTTCGCGATCCTCGCGCTCTACCTCCTGCTCGTCTCGCGCGGCTTCCGCATCGGCTTCGCGGGCCAGGACGACTTCGGCAAGCTGCTCGGCATCGGATTGTCGTTCGTCATCGCGCTGCAGGTGTTCATCGTCATCGGCGGCGTCACCCGGGTCATCCCGCTCACCGGGCTCACGACGCCGTTCATGGCGGCCGGCGGATCGTCGCTGCTGGCCAACTGGATCATCGCGGCCCTCCTGCTGCGCCTGTCCGACACCGTCCGCAACCAGCCCCGATTGGTGGTCGAGTCGTGAACCGCGAGCTGAAGCGCGTCTCCGTGTTCGTCCTGGCCATGTTCGTGGCCCTGTTCGTCGCGGCCTCGGTCATCCAGGTGGTCGCCGCGCCCACGCTGCAGGCGGATCCGCGCAACAGCCGCACCATCATCGCCAGCTACTCGGCGGAACGC
The nucleotide sequence above comes from Clavibacter sp. B3I6. Encoded proteins:
- a CDS encoding FtsW/RodA/SpoVE family cell cycle protein; this encodes MARAGVADAPARPRERAPRVPHIRVPRRLRNLELALVVLASIINGGALYLVQLGALGAFDQSFFLPATGLAVLVLGMHVALRWLAPDADPFILPIATVLNGLGLAAIYRLDLAGGYSGWESVAVRQIVWSGLAIVCALAVIVLLKNHRVLQRYRYIAMFTGLVLLLLPMLPVIGQNINGARVWIHIGGFSFQPGEIAKICLAVFFAGYLVTARDSLSMVGVKVLGMRFPRVRDLGPILLVWAVSMSVLVFQRDLGTSLLYFGLFIVMTYVSTGRIGWVILGAVLFLGGAYGASTLGYVGGRVDAWLSPFDPAVYDAQGGSYQLVTGLFGMASGGLFGQGLGSGMPNLTPLANSDFILASLGEELGLTGVFAILALYLLLVSRGFRIGFAGQDDFGKLLGIGLSFVIALQVFIVIGGVTRVIPLTGLTTPFMAAGGSSLLANWIIAALLLRLSDTVRNQPRLVVES